The following are encoded in a window of Clostridium thermarum genomic DNA:
- the tnpA gene encoding IS66 family insertion sequence element accessory protein TnpA has protein sequence MTKLNMEDWQQLIADYRSSGLTGPVWCQQKQLSIHKLRYWINKFNKAEFKEEPRQQWVSVKTNLSITTTSITVKVGKAEISVSQDFDKELFADVVQSLLTLC, from the coding sequence TTGACAAAATTAAATATGGAAGATTGGCAGCAGCTCATTGCTGATTATAGATCTAGCGGCCTTACCGGGCCGGTATGGTGTCAGCAAAAACAATTGAGTATACACAAATTACGCTATTGGATTAACAAATTCAACAAAGCAGAGTTTAAAGAAGAACCAAGACAGCAGTGGGTTTCAGTAAAAACAAATTTATCTATAACAACAACATCTATTACTGTAAAAGTCGGTAAGGCTGAAATTTCAGTTTCGCAAGACTTCGATAAAGAACTCTTTGCAGATGTTGTCCAATCCCTATTAACTTTATGTTAA
- a CDS encoding LacI family DNA-binding transcriptional regulator — MNKEKVTIQDIAHALGLSRNTVSKALNGHKSIPEATRSKVIEKAISLKYRHYALMDTKNLTQKRNCNIALITHHMPYANHFGNALLNELERKISAEGFTLSIYVVRDTEIDSLIFPNNFDEKKVDGIICIELFNKKYTELICKLNLPTILIDCVYDISFTELNADIILMENEHSTYALTKKLIADGHTNIGFIGDFKHCKSFNERWLGYNRALFECKLQLDLSSCILEDDDKYPYNDYIWIAEQIEKMKVLPSAFICANDFIAVTVMQALKHKGIEVPNEVSICGFDNALESRIIDPQLTTVHIYRKEMGLMAAEMLLSRLENPSKPFQITYVKTDPIFRESTASYIK, encoded by the coding sequence ATGAATAAAGAAAAGGTAACAATACAAGACATTGCACATGCATTAGGTTTGTCTAGGAATACTGTATCAAAAGCTTTAAATGGTCATAAGTCTATACCCGAGGCAACGAGAAGTAAAGTTATAGAGAAAGCGATAAGCTTAAAATATAGACATTATGCATTAATGGACACTAAAAATTTGACACAAAAGCGAAATTGTAACATCGCCTTGATAACACACCATATGCCTTACGCCAATCATTTTGGTAATGCGCTTTTAAATGAACTAGAGAGAAAAATCAGCGCTGAAGGATTCACTCTTTCAATTTATGTGGTTAGGGATACGGAAATTGACTCTTTGATCTTTCCTAACAATTTCGATGAGAAAAAGGTAGATGGAATTATATGTATAGAGTTGTTTAACAAAAAATATACCGAGCTGATTTGTAAACTTAATTTACCTACCATTCTCATTGACTGCGTTTATGATATATCCTTCACTGAACTTAATGCAGATATAATATTAATGGAAAACGAGCACAGCACCTATGCTTTGACAAAAAAATTAATAGCTGATGGGCATACCAATATTGGTTTTATTGGCGACTTTAAGCATTGCAAAAGTTTTAATGAGAGATGGTTAGGCTATAACAGAGCATTATTTGAATGTAAACTTCAGCTAGATTTATCTTCTTGTATATTAGAAGATGACGACAAATACCCCTATAACGATTATATATGGATAGCAGAGCAAATAGAAAAGATGAAAGTACTACCTTCAGCCTTTATCTGCGCAAATGATTTTATTGCTGTTACTGTTATGCAGGCATTGAAACACAAAGGCATTGAGGTCCCAAATGAAGTTTCTATTTGCGGCTTCGACAATGCTCTCGAATCACGGATTATAGATCCCCAACTAACCACTGTCCATATATATAGAAAAGAGATGGGATTAATGGCAGCTGAAATGTTACTTTCAAGATTAGAAAATCCTTCAAAACCATTTCAAATTACCTATGTAAAAACTGATCCAATCTTTAGAGAATCCACTGCAAGTTATATCAAATAA
- the tnpB gene encoding IS66 family insertion sequence element accessory protein TnpB (TnpB, as the term is used for proteins encoded by IS66 family insertion elements, is considered an accessory protein, since TnpC, encoded by a neighboring gene, is a DDE family transposase.): MLNLKQTSNVFLAAGSTDMRKSIDGLAIIVQMNFKLDPFSDALFVFCNAKRDKLKLLYWERNGFWLYYRRLEKGRFKWPNNSKDKVIHVTERELRWLLDGLDINQKGVHRDIMQRKII; encoded by the coding sequence ATGTTAAACCTAAAGCAGACTTCTAATGTATTTTTGGCTGCTGGAAGTACTGATATGAGAAAATCTATTGACGGTCTCGCCATCATCGTTCAGATGAATTTTAAGTTAGATCCATTCTCTGATGCACTTTTTGTATTCTGCAACGCTAAACGCGACAAACTCAAGTTGCTCTATTGGGAGCGGAATGGATTCTGGCTTTACTATCGCCGTTTGGAAAAAGGTCGCTTTAAGTGGCCTAATAATTCTAAAGACAAAGTTATACATGTAACGGAGCGGGAGCTCCGCTGGCTTTTAGATGGACTGGATATTAACCAAAAGGGAGTACATCGTGATATTATGCAGAGAAAAATCATTTGA